A portion of the Adhaeribacter radiodurans genome contains these proteins:
- a CDS encoding nucleoside phosphorylase, translating into MPIAESELILNADGSVYHLNLLPEHISDTIITVGDPERVPRISKYFDSIEVEIAKREFVTHTGYYKGKRLTVLSTGMGTDNVEIVMNELDALVNIDLVSREINEDPISLKIIRIGTSGSLQESIPVGSHLVTEYAIGLDTLMQFYPFVQTGYENTISSALQESLQLGFQPYCVKGSDILREQLGKDLLTGNTLTCPGFYAPQGRVLRLELKDADLVNNFNRFNVDDFWLTNFEMETAGYYALGVLLGHEVTSLNAIVVNRITQQFDPNAEQTIESLITKTLDRLVAIS; encoded by the coding sequence ATGCCAATTGCCGAATCAGAATTAATATTAAACGCCGACGGAAGTGTTTACCATTTAAACTTATTACCCGAACATATTTCGGATACCATTATAACGGTAGGCGATCCGGAGCGGGTGCCGCGGATAAGTAAATATTTTGATTCGATTGAAGTAGAAATAGCGAAGCGGGAGTTTGTAACCCATACAGGCTACTACAAAGGCAAACGTTTAACGGTGCTTTCCACAGGTATGGGCACTGATAACGTAGAAATTGTAATGAATGAACTCGATGCCTTAGTAAATATCGACCTGGTTTCGCGCGAGATTAACGAAGATCCCATTTCCCTAAAAATTATCCGGATTGGTACTTCTGGTTCTTTACAAGAATCTATTCCGGTGGGTAGCCACTTAGTAACCGAATACGCCATTGGTTTAGATACGCTCATGCAGTTTTACCCTTTCGTACAAACTGGTTACGAAAATACCATTAGCTCTGCCCTCCAGGAAAGTCTGCAGCTGGGCTTTCAGCCTTATTGCGTAAAAGGTTCGGATATTTTGCGGGAACAGCTGGGTAAAGATTTACTTACGGGTAATACGCTTACTTGCCCTGGTTTTTATGCTCCCCAAGGTCGGGTGTTACGGTTAGAGTTAAAAGATGCCGATTTAGTAAATAATTTTAACCGGTTTAATGTAGATGATTTCTGGTTAACTAATTTTGAAATGGAAACTGCTGGTTATTACGCTTTAGGAGTATTACTCGGGCACGAAGTAACTTCGTTAAATGCTATTGTAGTAAACCGCATCACCCAGCAATTTGACCCAAATGCAGAGCAAACGATAGAAAGCCTAATTACTAAAACCCTAGATAGGTTGGTGGCTATTTCTTAA
- the pyrF gene encoding orotidine-5'-phosphate decarboxylase: MTKEQLFDQIKKKQSYLCVGLDTDLHKIPAHLRDLEDPIFEFNRQIIDATADFCVAYKPNIAFYEALGPKGWISLEKTLNYIPKDIFTIADAKRGDIGNTSELYARAFFENLNFDSITVAPYMGEDSVKPFLLKADKWVILLALTSNPGSADFQLLQTDDGTDDFSRCLFENVLNTSKAWATDEQLMYVVGATRPDFIERVREIVPNHFLLVPGVGAQGGSLADISRLGMNQQCGLLVNSSRNIIYASNNTDFAEKARAAALLIQQEMAGYLTKYLAK, from the coding sequence ATGACCAAAGAGCAGTTATTCGACCAGATTAAAAAGAAACAATCGTATTTATGCGTGGGTTTAGATACCGACCTGCACAAAATACCCGCCCATTTACGCGATTTGGAAGACCCCATTTTTGAATTTAACCGGCAAATTATTGATGCCACCGCAGATTTCTGCGTGGCTTATAAACCGAATATTGCCTTTTATGAAGCTCTTGGTCCCAAAGGCTGGATTAGTTTGGAAAAAACCTTAAACTACATTCCTAAGGATATTTTTACCATTGCCGATGCCAAGCGGGGCGATATTGGCAATACTTCTGAACTTTATGCCCGGGCTTTTTTCGAAAATTTAAATTTTGATTCGATTACCGTAGCTCCTTACATGGGCGAAGATTCTGTTAAACCATTTTTGTTAAAAGCCGATAAATGGGTGATTTTACTGGCGCTTACCTCAAACCCAGGCAGTGCCGATTTTCAGTTACTGCAAACCGATGACGGCACCGACGATTTTTCCCGTTGCTTATTTGAGAATGTATTAAATACAAGTAAAGCCTGGGCTACCGATGAACAATTAATGTACGTAGTAGGTGCTACCCGGCCCGATTTTATCGAGCGGGTGCGGGAGATAGTTCCAAACCATTTTTTACTGGTGCCGGGAGTAGGTGCCCAGGGAGGAAGCCTGGCCGATATTTCGCGTTTAGGCATGAACCAACAATGCGGGTTGCTCGTAAACTCGTCGCGGAATATTATTTACGCTTCTAATAACACCGACTTTGCCGAAAAAGCCCGGGCTGCTGCTTTATTGATTCAACAGGAAATGGCCGGTTACTTAACTAAATATCTGGCAAAGTAA
- a CDS encoding outer membrane protein assembly factor BamD produces the protein MRAQLRFIFTLLFTACIFGQAFAFDDGLEALQKKKYDKAFTIFDKSLTENPDDVAALYGMSKLLSLPDYNSFNLEKAYVHVVNAKGAYPLANEKVKKKLLKAKIDEQAITDLQNRIDSLVFAEVVKKNTIEAVQEYIDIHKTSLYLDKANELKEELTFQETLRENTDKAYSAFLKKYPNSKNKAEIKKKYDKLIYTKVTESKDHKAYKYFIETYPESPYIEEAKEKYELALFKHLTADDTETSYEAYITNNPDSKYVKVAEDSIFAKYTSFPSIPEYERYIQKYPTSKKIYEAWNKIYILYTDSGDPEVYTQFLTKYPDYPYKNEVQNDVELATFGLNMLLNNFRGFKDDQIDAYVKLAAPTDQALKVLMLKLQPLLANNQRQKAIDILEMHRPEFQNKGYKIDKAIATIKQGGGKTPANNVTLKTE, from the coding sequence ATGCGCGCGCAATTACGGTTTATATTTACTTTATTATTTACAGCCTGCATCTTCGGGCAAGCCTTTGCTTTTGACGATGGTTTGGAGGCTTTGCAAAAGAAAAAATACGATAAGGCATTTACCATTTTTGATAAATCTTTAACAGAAAATCCGGATGATGTGGCCGCTTTATACGGGATGAGCAAATTGCTTAGCCTACCCGATTACAATTCCTTTAACCTCGAAAAAGCGTATGTTCATGTTGTAAATGCCAAGGGGGCCTACCCATTAGCGAACGAAAAAGTAAAAAAGAAGCTGCTGAAAGCTAAGATCGACGAACAAGCTATAACGGACTTGCAAAACCGGATTGATTCGCTGGTATTCGCCGAAGTAGTGAAAAAAAACACAATAGAAGCGGTTCAGGAATACATCGACATTCACAAAACTTCGCTTTACCTGGATAAGGCCAATGAATTAAAAGAAGAATTAACTTTTCAGGAAACCTTGCGCGAAAATACTGATAAAGCTTACAGTGCTTTTCTTAAAAAGTACCCGAACTCCAAGAACAAAGCTGAGATTAAAAAGAAGTACGACAAGCTGATATATACCAAAGTTACCGAATCAAAGGATCACAAGGCATATAAATACTTTATTGAAACGTATCCGGAAAGCCCTTACATAGAAGAAGCCAAAGAAAAATACGAATTAGCTTTGTTTAAGCACTTAACCGCCGACGATACTGAAACCAGTTACGAAGCTTATATTACCAATAATCCGGATAGTAAATACGTGAAAGTAGCCGAAGACAGTATCTTTGCCAAGTATACTTCTTTTCCTTCCATTCCCGAGTACGAGCGCTACATTCAGAAATACCCAACCAGCAAGAAAATATATGAAGCCTGGAATAAGATTTACATTTTGTATACCGATAGCGGCGATCCCGAAGTATATACCCAGTTTTTAACCAAATACCCTGATTACCCTTACAAGAACGAAGTTCAGAACGATGTAGAACTGGCAACTTTTGGGTTGAATATGCTCCTGAATAACTTCCGTGGTTTCAAAGACGACCAAATAGACGCCTACGTTAAACTAGCGGCCCCCACCGACCAAGCTCTTAAAGTGTTAATGTTAAAATTACAACCATTATTAGCAAATAATCAGCGACAAAAAGCCATTGATATTCTGGAAATGCACCGGCCCGAGTTTCAGAACAAGGGGTATAAAATTGATAAAGCCATTGCTACTATTAAACAAGGTGGCGGCAAAACACCAGCCAATAATGTTACTTTGAAAACCGAATAA
- a CDS encoding fumarylacetoacetate hydrolase family protein, with amino-acid sequence MKLYRLKTGILLEEDQTFYLSQDTDWDRFINRENLYEEVKSEISRLRPETNGAQLLADELLVPIVRQEIWASGVTYYRSKNARMEESKDAGGGDFYDRVYDAERPELFFKATAARTVGHLGQVNIRKDSTWDVPEPELTLFINSKGQIAGYTIGNDMSSRSIEGENPLYLPQAKTYDASAAIGPGLYIAENKIDPDANISLEIARKGKTVFSDTISINQIKRNHHELVDFLFRECSFTHGVYLMTGTGIIPPNDFTLASGDEIQISIDHIGILINYVR; translated from the coding sequence ATGAAATTATATCGTCTTAAGACCGGCATTTTACTCGAAGAAGATCAAACTTTTTATCTTTCGCAGGATACAGACTGGGATAGATTTATCAACCGGGAAAACTTGTATGAGGAGGTTAAATCAGAAATAAGCCGGCTTCGTCCGGAAACAAACGGTGCGCAATTACTCGCGGATGAATTATTAGTACCTATTGTACGACAAGAAATTTGGGCCTCCGGAGTAACGTATTACCGCAGTAAAAATGCCCGGATGGAAGAATCGAAAGATGCTGGAGGGGGAGATTTCTACGACCGGGTTTACGACGCGGAACGTCCGGAATTATTTTTTAAAGCTACGGCTGCCCGTACGGTTGGTCATTTAGGTCAGGTTAATATCCGGAAAGATTCTACCTGGGATGTTCCGGAACCAGAGCTTACGCTTTTTATTAACAGCAAAGGCCAGATAGCGGGCTATACTATCGGCAACGATATGAGTTCCCGCAGTATTGAAGGCGAAAACCCCTTGTATTTACCTCAGGCAAAAACTTATGATGCCAGTGCGGCTATAGGCCCCGGTTTATACATTGCTGAAAACAAAATTGATCCGGATGCTAACATTAGTCTTGAAATTGCCCGGAAAGGAAAAACTGTATTTTCCGACACAATCAGCATTAACCAAATTAAGCGTAACCACCATGAATTAGTAGACTTTTTGTTCCGGGAATGCAGCTTTACTCACGGAGTATACTTAATGACCGGTACCGGCATTATACCACCCAATGATTTTACTTTAGCCAGTGGCGACGAAATCCAGATTAGTATTGACCACATCGGCATATTAATTAACTACGTGCGGTAA
- a CDS encoding DUF2851 family protein, with translation MNGTPPFKEDFLHYVWQQQYFDKAGLVTSHKEELHVLKPGFYNTNAGPDFTDARLRIGAEEWNGSVEIHVYASDWEKHNHQTDPKYNQVILHVVWEDDKPAQRADGTVIPTIALRGRIPLHLVHTYQQFLENRDEIPCSPFAPQVPGLIKISMQERVRMERLQAKADRVLALLTVTQNNWEETCYAWLLSNFGFKINQTGMLRLAKVLPYTILRKHRHQLIALEALLFGQAGFLQPDAPDDYGRTLFQEFTFLQHKYALPAGLKRADWNFLRLRPANFPTVRLAQFAALLHQQEHLFANLLAADSITAWQGYFQVKSSEYWQTHVLLGQETRHAPKGLGKSSIHLLLINAVAPLLVAYGKYKNEDNYVEKAIALLEQLPPEDNRITRLYTGLNFYHQNAADSQALLQLNQLYCAPRNCLQCSIGNFILKKNQPAR, from the coding sequence GTGAACGGAACGCCTCCCTTTAAAGAAGATTTTCTGCATTATGTATGGCAGCAACAGTATTTCGATAAAGCCGGATTGGTTACCTCGCACAAGGAAGAATTACACGTACTAAAACCCGGGTTTTACAATACCAATGCCGGCCCGGATTTTACAGATGCCCGCCTCCGCATAGGAGCCGAAGAATGGAATGGCAGTGTGGAGATTCATGTTTATGCCTCTGATTGGGAAAAGCACAACCACCAAACCGACCCTAAATACAACCAGGTAATTTTGCACGTGGTTTGGGAAGATGACAAACCGGCTCAACGCGCCGATGGTACGGTTATTCCCACCATAGCTTTACGCGGCCGGATTCCGCTGCATTTGGTACACACCTATCAGCAATTTTTAGAGAATCGGGATGAGATTCCGTGTAGCCCTTTTGCGCCGCAAGTTCCCGGTTTAATTAAAATTAGCATGCAGGAGCGGGTCCGGATGGAACGGCTGCAAGCAAAAGCCGACCGGGTACTAGCCTTATTAACGGTTACTCAAAACAATTGGGAAGAAACCTGTTATGCCTGGCTACTGAGTAATTTCGGCTTTAAAATAAACCAAACGGGCATGCTGCGGCTCGCTAAGGTTTTACCTTACACTATATTACGTAAGCATCGGCACCAGTTAATCGCGCTAGAAGCATTGTTATTTGGGCAGGCTGGTTTTTTGCAGCCCGATGCTCCGGATGATTACGGGCGTACCTTGTTCCAGGAATTTACTTTTCTACAACATAAATATGCGTTGCCCGCTGGCTTAAAACGTGCCGATTGGAACTTTCTGCGGCTCCGACCGGCAAATTTTCCCACCGTAAGGCTGGCGCAATTTGCCGCTTTGCTGCACCAGCAAGAACACTTGTTTGCCAATTTACTCGCGGCTGACTCTATTACTGCCTGGCAAGGCTACTTCCAGGTAAAATCATCCGAGTACTGGCAAACGCATGTATTACTGGGCCAGGAGACCAGACATGCGCCTAAAGGTTTGGGTAAAAGCAGCATCCACTTATTATTAATAAATGCCGTGGCTCCGTTATTAGTAGCATATGGCAAGTATAAAAACGAAGATAATTACGTAGAAAAAGCGATTGCCTTACTGGAGCAATTACCTCCGGAAGATAATCGTATTACCCGTTTGTATACAGGTTTAAATTTTTATCACCAAAATGCCGCCGATTCGCAGGCGTTACTACAACTAAACCAATTGTATTGTGCCCCGCGAAACTGCCTGCAATGCAGTATTGGTAATTTTATTTTAAAGAAAAACCAACCCGCCAGATGA
- a CDS encoding VOC family protein has protein sequence MLTVLELNHVALHVQDVVASCHFYGDLLGFRSLPRPAFDFPGAWFALGPLQELHLIGDRNQAVHSHHRGNHFALKVASIQETEAHLRSARLTFMGPKKRPDGMWQIFLTDPDGHILEFTELPG, from the coding sequence ATGCTTACCGTACTAGAACTAAACCACGTTGCGCTCCACGTGCAGGATGTTGTGGCCAGTTGCCACTTTTACGGCGACTTATTAGGTTTCCGTTCGCTGCCGCGTCCTGCTTTTGACTTTCCGGGTGCTTGGTTTGCGTTAGGGCCACTCCAGGAACTGCACCTAATCGGCGACCGGAACCAAGCCGTACATAGCCACCATCGCGGAAATCATTTCGCCTTAAAAGTAGCCTCCATTCAGGAAACCGAAGCCCATTTACGCAGCGCCAGATTAACCTTTATGGGTCCTAAAAAACGGCCGGATGGTATGTGGCAAATTTTCCTTACCGATCCCGATGGCCACATCCTGGAATTTACCGAACTACCCGGCTAA
- a CDS encoding DEAD/DEAH box helicase, producing MLFTDLQIIEPILKALQTEGYTHPTPIQEKSIPIILKKQDLLGCAQTGTGKTAAFAIPIIQLLHNQQTPTKSYRPIKALILTPTRELAIQIGESFTAYGQHTNLRHRVIFGGVPQKAQTDALRAGVDILIATPGRLLDLMNQGFISLQQLNLFVLDEADRMLDMGFVHDVKKVIAKLPVKRQSLFFSATMPPEIVKLADTILVNPVKVEVTPVSSTAHTIDQAVYYVQKENKKPLLIHLLGDSSIETALIFTRTKHGADKVAKDLNRAGIGAEAIHGNKSQNARQRALTNFKTRQTRVLVATDIAARGIDVEELTHVINFELPNVPETYVHRIGRTGRAGNNGIAWSFCDAEEQLYLRDINKLISKTIPVINDHPYPMTLLAQPALSVSNVKKEVATAKNRSNNRGQRRWSNTSKIKTQ from the coding sequence ATGTTATTTACAGATTTACAGATAATTGAGCCTATCTTAAAGGCATTACAAACCGAAGGATATACTCATCCTACTCCTATTCAGGAAAAATCTATTCCTATTATATTAAAGAAACAAGATTTATTAGGTTGTGCCCAAACGGGTACAGGGAAAACAGCCGCTTTTGCTATTCCTATCATCCAATTATTACACAACCAACAAACCCCTACCAAAAGTTACCGGCCTATAAAAGCCTTAATTTTAACCCCAACCCGGGAATTGGCTATTCAAATTGGGGAAAGTTTTACTGCTTATGGTCAGCATACGAACCTACGGCACCGGGTTATATTTGGCGGTGTACCGCAAAAAGCGCAAACCGATGCTTTACGCGCCGGCGTAGATATTTTAATTGCTACTCCCGGCCGCTTGCTCGATTTAATGAATCAAGGATTTATAAGCCTGCAGCAATTAAACCTGTTTGTTCTCGATGAAGCCGATCGGATGCTGGATATGGGTTTTGTACACGACGTGAAGAAAGTTATTGCCAAGCTTCCGGTAAAACGGCAATCTTTGTTTTTTTCGGCCACCATGCCGCCTGAAATTGTAAAACTTGCCGATACTATTTTAGTAAATCCGGTTAAAGTAGAAGTAACTCCTGTTTCCTCAACGGCACATACCATTGACCAGGCGGTTTATTACGTTCAGAAAGAAAATAAAAAGCCTTTATTAATTCATCTCTTAGGCGATTCTTCTATTGAAACTGCGCTTATTTTTACCCGTACCAAGCACGGAGCCGATAAAGTAGCTAAAGATTTAAATCGCGCTGGAATTGGAGCAGAAGCTATTCACGGCAATAAGTCGCAAAATGCCCGGCAACGAGCTTTAACAAATTTTAAGACCCGACAAACCCGCGTTCTGGTAGCTACCGATATCGCGGCCCGCGGCATTGACGTGGAAGAATTAACGCACGTTATTAATTTTGAATTACCCAACGTACCCGAAACCTACGTACACCGGATTGGCCGTACTGGCCGGGCAGGCAATAATGGCATTGCCTGGTCTTTTTGCGACGCCGAAGAACAACTTTATCTCCGCGATATAAATAAGCTTATTTCAAAAACTATCCCGGTCATAAATGATCATCCTTATCCGATGACTCTTCTTGCGCAACCAGCTTTGTCGGTATCCAATGTTAAAAAAGAAGTAGCCACGGCCAAAAACAGAAGTAACAATAGAGGCCAAAGAAGATGGTCTAACACTTCGAAGATTAAAACGCAATAA
- the trhO gene encoding oxygen-dependent tRNA uridine(34) hydroxylase TrhO produces the protein MKNYSILLYYCYTSIADPETFREEHHRLCLSLNLRGRIIVAAEGLNGTVSGLRQDCEKYMEMVKADPRFAEIDFKVDAAEKHAFAKLHVRHKPEIVHSKLHHIDPNKRTGVHLEPTEFKQMKDQPDVVVLDVRSDYEHSVGRFKNSVTLPIENFRDFPEKIEELKEKYKGKKILTYCTGGIKCEKASAFLLEQGFENVYQLHGGIIKYGFEAGGEDFEGKCYVFDNRLTVDVNKVNPTVISQCYVCGTASDRMVNCANPECNIHVAMCEQCGETMHGACSDTCKEHPKVRLYDGTGYYQKELNGYNPLKGLKRTKAV, from the coding sequence ATGAAAAATTATAGTATTTTACTTTATTACTGCTACACTTCCATTGCCGATCCGGAAACCTTCCGGGAAGAACACCACCGCCTTTGTTTGTCTTTAAATTTGCGGGGCCGGATAATTGTGGCTGCCGAAGGCTTAAACGGAACTGTTTCGGGCTTACGCCAAGACTGCGAAAAGTACATGGAAATGGTGAAAGCTGATCCGCGTTTTGCTGAAATTGACTTTAAGGTTGACGCAGCGGAGAAACACGCTTTTGCCAAATTACACGTGCGCCACAAACCAGAAATAGTACACAGTAAACTACACCACATAGACCCAAACAAACGCACCGGAGTTCATCTGGAGCCAACTGAATTTAAGCAAATGAAAGACCAGCCGGATGTAGTAGTTCTGGACGTGCGCTCCGATTACGAGCATTCGGTAGGTCGATTTAAAAACTCGGTTACTTTACCCATCGAAAATTTCCGCGATTTTCCGGAGAAGATTGAGGAATTAAAAGAAAAATATAAGGGCAAGAAAATCTTAACGTATTGCACCGGAGGCATTAAGTGCGAAAAAGCCAGTGCCTTTTTACTGGAGCAAGGTTTTGAGAACGTGTACCAGTTACACGGGGGCATTATTAAATACGGATTCGAAGCCGGTGGCGAAGATTTTGAAGGCAAATGCTACGTGTTTGATAACCGCCTGACTGTGGATGTAAACAAAGTAAATCCAACCGTTATTTCGCAATGTTACGTGTGTGGCACTGCCAGCGACCGGATGGTGAACTGCGCCAATCCGGAGTGTAATATTCATGTGGCGATGTGCGAACAATGCGGCGAAACCATGCATGGAGCCTGCTCCGACACTTGTAAAGAGCACCCAAAAGTTCGGCTTTACGATGGTACTGGTTATTACCAGAAAGAACTGAATGGTTATAATCCCCTGAAAGGTTTAAAACGCACCAAAGCCGTTTGA
- a CDS encoding NeuD/PglB/VioB family sugar acetyltransferase has protein sequence MENPVIILGAQKLGVVALDIFQSNNVIVYCFLDDEVKLHQTEVNGITIMGTTDDPEFLKILGKKCEVFVAAEETATRKSLINLLKEEYQAIPVNAIHKFTSVSEHAWLGHGNLINAGVVINANARINNNCIINSNALVDSGAQIADFVQIGAGAIISADVEVEESAFIGAGAVVVAGIKIGKKGRVGAGAVVVANVPANQTVFGNPAQKV, from the coding sequence ATGGAAAATCCTGTAATTATATTAGGTGCTCAAAAACTGGGCGTTGTGGCGTTAGATATTTTTCAAAGCAATAACGTAATTGTATACTGTTTTTTGGACGATGAGGTGAAACTGCACCAAACGGAGGTAAACGGTATTACCATAATGGGTACAACCGACGACCCGGAGTTTTTAAAAATTTTGGGTAAAAAATGCGAGGTTTTTGTAGCCGCTGAGGAAACCGCTACCCGCAAAAGTTTGATAAATTTACTAAAAGAAGAGTACCAGGCCATACCGGTAAATGCCATTCATAAGTTTACTTCGGTGTCGGAACATGCCTGGCTGGGCCACGGTAATTTAATAAACGCCGGAGTTGTAATAAATGCCAATGCCCGCATTAACAATAATTGCATTATTAATTCTAATGCCCTAGTAGATTCTGGAGCGCAAATTGCCGATTTTGTGCAGATTGGTGCCGGAGCTATTATAAGTGCCGACGTGGAAGTAGAAGAAAGCGCCTTTATTGGAGCGGGCGCGGTAGTAGTAGCCGGTATAAAAATCGGGAAAAAAGGTCGGGTAGGAGCCGGAGCCGTAGTAGTAGCCAATGTTCCGGCCAATCAAACGGTTTTCGGTAACCCGGCACAAAAAGTTTAA
- a CDS encoding FIG domain-containing protein, with translation MNHELIKNILCELGEAVCRKVHQSLRQSSTEALSAVYKEGEDDTIYQIDRDVEEVLIPQLTSYAPQLGGIVLIMEGVNEMVLPEGLPSEQAQIRLIIDPIDGTRGIMYDKRSAFFLAGAAPNNGPETCLQDIEVAVMTELPTSRSFLSDTLWAIKNKGAHAFTRDLKSNEFFPRNISPSKAKTIVGGFSQIARFFPPGRSILAQLDDELIQILAPDMPAGKAILFEDQYISSGGQLYEVLMGHDRFIADLRPLLYNRLAREGKTIGLVCHPYDVAAHLIGSEAGIIITNELGELLNPKLDVTSPVGFMLFANEHIQQQVQPVLRELLIKNDLLTT, from the coding sequence ATGAATCACGAATTAATAAAAAATATTCTTTGCGAACTCGGGGAAGCCGTGTGCCGGAAAGTTCACCAGTCGCTTAGGCAGAGTTCGACGGAAGCACTAAGCGCCGTTTATAAAGAAGGCGAAGATGATACCATTTACCAGATTGACCGCGACGTAGAAGAAGTTTTAATTCCTCAGTTAACGAGTTATGCCCCACAATTAGGCGGTATTGTATTAATTATGGAAGGCGTTAACGAAATGGTACTGCCAGAGGGGTTGCCTTCGGAACAAGCACAAATCCGGCTGATTATTGACCCCATTGATGGAACCAGAGGTATTATGTACGATAAGCGGTCAGCTTTTTTTCTGGCCGGTGCCGCGCCCAATAACGGGCCGGAAACTTGTTTACAGGATATTGAAGTAGCCGTAATGACGGAACTTCCCACTTCCCGTTCGTTTTTGAGCGATACCTTGTGGGCCATTAAAAATAAAGGTGCCCATGCTTTTACCCGCGATTTAAAATCAAACGAATTTTTTCCCCGGAATATATCTCCTTCTAAAGCTAAAACTATTGTAGGAGGCTTTAGCCAAATTGCGCGTTTCTTTCCTCCGGGCCGGTCTATATTAGCTCAGTTAGATGATGAATTAATTCAGATTTTAGCACCGGATATGCCCGCAGGTAAAGCCATTTTGTTTGAAGACCAATATATTTCGAGCGGCGGGCAATTGTACGAAGTATTAATGGGCCACGACCGTTTTATTGCCGACCTCCGGCCATTGCTTTACAACCGGCTGGCCCGCGAGGGTAAGACAATTGGTTTGGTTTGCCATCCGTACGATGTTGCCGCCCATTTAATCGGCAGCGAAGCTGGCATTATTATTACAAATGAGTTAGGCGAGCTGCTTAATCCGAAATTAGATGTTACTTCGCCGGTTGGTTTTATGCTTTTCGCAAACGAACATATCCAGCAGCAGGTACAACCCGTTTTACGGGAATTGTTGATTAAAAACGATTTACTGACAACCTGA